In one window of Ferrovum sp. PN-J185 DNA:
- a CDS encoding DoxX family protein, protein MTKLFGYLFNIDSWIERYIVITRDVLLLIARLYVAYSFLKSGLDSVNDWTTTEYLYENDFHVPILSPHVAAVLGTGGELIFPTLLIFGVLGRLSSLGLFFVNFVAYISYAYSLQNAGKMYHYIWGILLLLVVVWGPGKISLDFLYYKIKEKTH, encoded by the coding sequence ATGACTAAACTATTTGGATATTTATTTAATATTGATAGTTGGATAGAAAGATATATTGTTATAACAAGAGACGTGTTATTACTAATCGCAAGATTGTATGTTGCCTATTCGTTTTTAAAATCTGGATTAGATAGTGTTAATGATTGGACAACTACTGAGTATCTATATGAAAACGATTTTCATGTGCCTATATTATCACCCCATGTTGCGGCAGTGTTAGGAACTGGTGGCGAGTTGATTTTTCCGACTTTATTGATATTTGGTGTTTTAGGAAGATTATCGAGTTTGGGATTGTTTTTTGTGAATTTCGTCGCCTACATTTCTTATGCCTATAGTTTACAAAATGCAGGAAAGATGTACCACTATATTTGGGGAATCTTATTGCTATTGGTAGTGGTATGGGGACCAGGTAAAATTTCTTTGGATTTTTTGTATTATAAGATTAAAGAAAAAACACACTAA
- a CDS encoding ribbon-helix-helix domain-containing protein, whose product MCEYYVKADPIQYEQRSRTLRIHGILTTIRLENSFWDILAEMAESEDATTNALITQFHDEILAHKGEIPNFASFLRVTCVRYLRKNMIHLEKELEKSSGVHSIISEGDNVHTLPTTSNPSSDFEEEIETNVVKVLKR is encoded by the coding sequence ATGTGTGAATATTATGTAAAAGCAGATCCAATCCAATATGAACAACGTTCCCGAACTTTACGTATTCATGGGATATTAACAACTATACGTCTAGAAAATTCTTTTTGGGATATTTTGGCGGAAATGGCTGAGAGTGAAGATGCAACAACAAATGCATTAATTACTCAATTCCACGATGAAATACTTGCACATAAAGGAGAAATACCTAACTTCGCCTCTTTTTTAAGAGTAACGTGTGTGAGATATCTTCGTAAAAACATGATTCATCTGGAAAAAGAGCTTGAAAAAAGTTCTGGAGTACACAGCATTATTAGCGAAGGAGACAACGTTCATACATTACCTACAACATCTAACCCCTCATCTGATTTTGAAGAGGAAATAGAAACTAATGTAGTTAAAGTGTTGAAACGTTAA
- a CDS encoding amino acid aminotransferase has translation MMSNTLLSNIEMAPKDPILGITEAFNADKNPNKVNLGVGVYTDENGKVPLLECVKQAESLINNKQMPRGYLPIDGLALYNKEVQGLVFGKESSALKDERVVSAQALGGTGGLKLGADFLKRFHGNAQVLISDPSWENHRALFETAGFTVNTYPYYDAQTHGVNFSGMIEKLNQSPTGTIIVLHACCHNPSGVDLNDEQWIQIIKTVKERNLVPFLDLAYQGFSRSIEEDGKVIKLFVESGITTFVSNSFSKSFSLYGERIGAFHIACQSKDEASRVLSQLKRVIRTNYSNPPAHGAQIVATVLSTPDLRALWEKELGHMRDRIKEMRTLFVSRLKEKLPQQDFSFVADQNGMFSFSGLTKEQVHAMRDNYSVYAVDSGRICVAALNNGNIDAVVNAIVGVLK, from the coding sequence ATGATGTCGAATACTCTACTATCAAATATAGAAATGGCCCCCAAAGACCCAATTTTGGGGATTACGGAAGCATTTAATGCTGATAAAAACCCTAACAAAGTCAACCTTGGAGTGGGTGTTTATACCGATGAAAATGGTAAGGTGCCTTTATTAGAGTGTGTAAAGCAGGCAGAGTCCTTAATTAATAATAAACAAATGCCACGTGGTTATCTACCTATCGACGGCCTAGCTTTATATAACAAAGAAGTTCAGGGTCTGGTTTTTGGTAAAGAATCCTCTGCACTCAAAGATGAAAGAGTAGTCAGCGCACAAGCTTTAGGTGGTACAGGCGGGTTAAAATTGGGAGCTGATTTTTTAAAACGCTTTCATGGTAATGCACAAGTACTTATTTCTGATCCCAGTTGGGAAAATCATCGCGCCTTGTTTGAGACAGCAGGATTTACGGTAAATACCTATCCTTACTATGACGCACAGACACACGGGGTTAACTTTTCAGGAATGATTGAAAAACTCAATCAAAGCCCTACCGGTACAATCATAGTTTTACATGCTTGTTGTCATAACCCTAGTGGTGTTGATTTGAACGACGAACAATGGATACAGATAATTAAGACGGTCAAAGAACGAAATCTTGTACCATTTCTTGACTTGGCTTACCAAGGATTCTCAAGAAGTATTGAAGAAGATGGAAAAGTAATTAAGTTGTTTGTTGAATCTGGGATAACAACCTTTGTTTCTAATTCCTTTTCTAAGTCATTTTCTTTATATGGTGAACGTATTGGTGCATTCCATATTGCTTGCCAGTCAAAAGATGAAGCATCAAGAGTGTTATCACAACTAAAAAGAGTGATAAGAACTAACTATTCTAATCCACCAGCACATGGCGCTCAGATTGTAGCGACAGTTCTAAGTACCCCAGATTTAAGAGCGTTGTGGGAGAAAGAGCTCGGACATATGAGAGATCGAATCAAAGAAATGAGAACACTTTTTGTATCCCGCCTCAAAGAAAAACTACCTCAACAGGACTTTAGCTTTGTAGCTGATCAAAATGGTATGTTTTCATTTTCAGGACTGACTAAAGAACAAGTGCATGCTATGCGTGATAACTACTCTGTCTACGCCGTTGACAGTGGGCGTATATGTGTAGCAGCGTTAAATAATGGAAATATCGACGCTGTAGTTAATGCAATAGTAGGAGTTTTAAAGTAA
- the uvrB gene encoding excinuclease ABC subunit UvrB: MIQSFPNSPYRLHSPFKPAGDQPNAINKIIEGIEDGLQFQTLLGVTGSGKTFTMANVIARTGRPAFVMAPNKTLAAQLYSELREFFPENAVEYFVSYYDYYQPEAYVPARDLYIEKDSSINEHIEQMRLSATKSLLERKDCIIVATVSAIYGIGDLGDYHQMILHLKENEKIDQRAIIQKLTLMQYTRNELEFKRGIFRVRGDVIDIFPAENSEMALRVTLFDDEIESLMLFDPLTGKTTQRLGRFTIYPSSHYVTPRDTVLKAIESIKLELTSRMEEFARDHKLVELQRIEQRTRYDLELLNEIGFCKGIENYSRHFSRRNQGEAPPTLIEYLPKNTLMFLDESHVTVPQVGGMYKGDRSRKENLVNYGFRLPSALDNRPLRFDEFEKLMPQTVFISATPARYEEEHAGQIVEQLVRPTGLIDPEVTVKPATHQVDDLLSEIKERVKVGERVLVTTLTKRMAEDLTEYLEENLIKVRYLHSDIDTVERVEIIRDLRKGLFDVLVGINLLREGLDIPEVSLVTILDADKEGFLRSERSLIQTIGRAARHINGKAILYADKMTDSMRKAIDETNRRRELQILFNKEHGIIPKGVTKKIKDIIEGIYDPEVAETLYSEIKEKQHLESLSEKELNQRLKELEKQMLNAAKNLEFEKAAQLRDEIKSIKNFMLL; encoded by the coding sequence GTGATTCAATCTTTCCCCAATAGCCCTTATCGTTTGCACTCTCCATTCAAGCCAGCTGGAGATCAACCTAATGCCATTAATAAGATTATTGAGGGTATTGAGGATGGGCTCCAATTTCAAACTCTGCTAGGGGTAACTGGGTCTGGTAAAACCTTTACTATGGCAAACGTCATTGCCAGAACAGGTCGGCCAGCATTTGTTATGGCGCCAAATAAAACGCTTGCAGCTCAATTATATTCAGAATTAAGAGAGTTTTTTCCTGAAAACGCTGTGGAATACTTCGTTTCCTATTATGACTATTATCAGCCTGAGGCTTATGTTCCAGCACGTGATTTATACATAGAGAAAGATTCGAGTATTAATGAGCATATTGAGCAGATGAGGTTATCAGCCACTAAGTCATTGTTGGAAAGAAAAGATTGTATTATTGTTGCCACAGTATCTGCTATTTATGGTATCGGTGATTTGGGTGATTACCATCAAATGATTTTGCATCTTAAAGAAAACGAAAAAATAGATCAAAGAGCTATCATTCAGAAATTGACTTTAATGCAATACACGCGCAATGAATTAGAGTTTAAACGAGGTATATTTCGCGTTAGAGGAGATGTGATTGATATTTTCCCAGCAGAAAACAGTGAAATGGCTTTGAGAGTCACGCTGTTTGATGATGAGATAGAATCTCTGATGTTATTTGATCCACTTACGGGCAAAACCACTCAACGATTAGGTCGATTTACTATCTATCCATCTAGTCACTATGTAACTCCACGAGATACGGTCTTAAAAGCTATTGAATCAATTAAGCTTGAGTTAACAAGTCGTATGGAAGAGTTTGCACGGGACCATAAACTTGTTGAGTTACAACGCATAGAGCAACGTACACGCTATGATTTAGAGCTACTTAATGAAATAGGTTTTTGTAAGGGAATTGAGAATTATTCTCGACATTTCTCAAGGAGAAATCAAGGTGAGGCGCCTCCTACATTGATTGAATATCTTCCAAAAAATACCCTAATGTTTTTGGATGAATCGCATGTTACGGTTCCTCAAGTTGGAGGGATGTATAAAGGTGACCGCTCTAGAAAAGAAAATCTCGTTAACTATGGTTTCAGATTACCTTCAGCATTAGATAATCGTCCACTTCGATTTGATGAGTTTGAAAAACTAATGCCACAAACAGTTTTCATATCTGCAACACCAGCGCGTTATGAGGAAGAGCATGCAGGCCAAATTGTTGAGCAACTGGTGCGTCCAACAGGTCTTATAGACCCAGAAGTTACTGTTAAACCTGCAACACATCAAGTAGATGATCTACTTTCGGAAATTAAAGAACGAGTTAAGGTGGGTGAGAGAGTACTAGTTACTACGTTAACCAAAAGGATGGCTGAGGATTTAACAGAATATTTAGAAGAAAATCTTATAAAGGTAAGATATTTACATTCTGATATTGACACGGTTGAACGCGTCGAAATAATTCGTGATTTAAGAAAAGGATTATTTGACGTATTAGTTGGAATTAACTTATTGCGTGAGGGACTTGATATCCCTGAGGTATCTTTAGTAACGATACTTGATGCAGATAAAGAAGGTTTCCTACGTTCAGAACGCTCGTTAATCCAAACTATTGGTCGTGCTGCCCGGCATATTAATGGTAAAGCCATTTTATATGCCGATAAAATGACTGATTCCATGAGAAAAGCGATTGATGAAACGAATCGTCGCCGAGAGTTACAGATACTCTTTAACAAAGAGCATGGAATTATCCCCAAAGGGGTAACGAAAAAGATTAAGGATATTATTGAAGGAATTTATGATCCTGAAGTTGCGGAAACCCTTTATAGTGAAATAAAAGAAAAGCAGCATCTTGAATCATTGAGTGAAAAAGAATTAAATCAGCGTTTAAAAGAACTGGAAAAGCAAATGTTAAATGCAGCAAAAAATCTTGAATTTGAAAAAGCAGCGCAATTAAGAGATGAGATTAAATCAATTAAAAATTTTATGTTGTTATAG
- a CDS encoding HvfC/BufC family peptide modification chaperone: MTELERQLYLFNEIVTDKYQINNHSGIGVYQRHFHQNFLNLLIQKYPILYWLIESHNFKTINYNYFFHYPTHSGNITTYGDQLDTYLKDISLKGFSSSFLIDLVKFEKELFYSSVISEFESNPFDLNVLFKHDPSYFTILFPKHLVVFQTEWPLIDVYNAYKSIARNKPVIVGTDQKQFIALYFLNTKNRFQLQVEHIDEDYVLFYQYLKNHSLLDALELMSHKFDFKQWLTYAINRNWIAGIQFINN, encoded by the coding sequence ATGACTGAACTAGAACGACAATTGTATTTATTCAATGAAATAGTTACAGACAAATATCAAATAAATAATCATAGTGGTATAGGTGTTTATCAAAGACACTTTCATCAAAATTTTCTAAATCTATTGATACAAAAATATCCAATTTTATATTGGTTAATTGAAAGTCATAATTTTAAGACAATTAACTATAATTATTTTTTTCACTATCCAACTCATTCAGGAAATATAACTACTTATGGTGATCAACTGGATACTTATTTAAAAGATATTTCACTAAAAGGATTTAGCTCTTCTTTTTTAATAGATCTAGTTAAATTTGAAAAAGAGTTGTTTTATAGCTCTGTTATCTCTGAATTTGAAAGTAATCCCTTTGATTTGAATGTACTTTTTAAGCATGATCCTAGTTATTTTACGATTTTATTTCCTAAGCATTTAGTTGTTTTTCAGACAGAATGGCCACTAATTGATGTATATAACGCATATAAATCAATCGCGCGAAATAAACCTGTAATTGTTGGAACAGATCAAAAACAGTTTATTGCTCTCTATTTTTTAAACACAAAAAATAGATTTCAGTTACAAGTAGAACATATTGATGAAGACTATGTTCTTTTTTATCAATATTTAAAAAATCATTCTCTACTTGATGCTCTTGAACTAATGAGTCATAAATTTGATTTTAAACAATGGTTAACATATGCAATCAATAGAAATTGGATTGCAGGTATTCAATTTATTAATAATTAA
- the arsB gene encoding ACR3 family arsenite efflux transporter — translation MSIFERYLTLWVFLCIIFGITLGHFFPIPFHWLATLEVAQVNLPVGFLIWIMIIPMLLRVDFKTINQVKQHWRGISITVLINWAIKPFSMALLGWIFIRHLFVNYLSHEQIESYIAGLILLAAAPCTAMVFVWSRLVNGEPLFTLSQIALNDTIMIFAFAPIVALLLGISSISVPWDTLVVSVVLYIIFPLLLAQLWRKVIISKGDLLEKTLNRLGPFSIASLLITLVLLFAFQGNQIIEQPLVIVMLAIPITIQVYFTSSLAYWLNRRFGEMHCVAGPSALIGASNFFELAVATAISLFGFKSGAALSTVVGVLIEVPVMLSVVYVVKNTTQWYECYKK, via the coding sequence ATGAGTATTTTTGAACGTTATCTAACGTTATGGGTTTTTTTGTGTATTATTTTTGGTATTACACTGGGTCATTTTTTTCCAATACCTTTTCATTGGCTGGCAACTCTAGAAGTGGCACAAGTTAATCTTCCAGTTGGTTTTTTGATCTGGATAATGATCATACCTATGTTATTACGTGTTGATTTCAAAACAATTAATCAAGTTAAACAACATTGGCGGGGTATTAGTATTACTGTCTTAATTAATTGGGCAATAAAACCGTTTTCTATGGCTTTATTAGGCTGGATTTTTATACGTCACTTATTTGTAAATTATTTATCGCATGAACAAATCGAAAGTTACATTGCTGGTTTAATTCTTTTGGCTGCAGCTCCTTGTACTGCTATGGTATTTGTATGGAGTAGACTAGTTAATGGTGAGCCATTATTTACCTTAAGCCAGATAGCTCTTAATGACACCATCATGATTTTTGCCTTTGCCCCCATAGTTGCCCTGTTGCTTGGTATCTCATCTATCTCTGTTCCATGGGATACGTTAGTTGTATCTGTCGTCTTATATATTATTTTTCCCTTACTATTAGCACAGTTATGGAGAAAAGTAATTATTAGTAAAGGAGATTTATTAGAAAAAACATTAAATAGGTTAGGTCCTTTTTCTATTGCCTCCTTATTGATAACTTTAGTCCTTCTCTTTGCATTTCAAGGTAATCAGATTATTGAGCAACCATTAGTTATAGTCATGTTAGCTATTCCTATAACAATTCAAGTTTATTTTACTTCTTCATTGGCGTATTGGTTAAATAGACGTTTTGGAGAAATGCATTGCGTTGCTGGTCCTTCAGCATTAATTGGGGCAAGTAATTTCTTTGAATTAGCAGTAGCTACTGCTATTAGTTTATTCGGGTTTAAATCCGGTGCTGCATTGTCGACTGTTGTGGGGGTACTAATAGAAGTACCCGTTATGTTGAGCGTAGTTTATGTTGTTAAAAATACCACTCAATGGTATGAGTGTTACAAGAAATAG
- a CDS encoding ArsR/SmtB family transcription factor, whose protein sequence is MEIKNAVLTLTSLAQESRLEIFRLLVKAGKTGLSAGKISELTQIPPSTLSFHMKELLIGGIVHSRQEGRFVIYSAHFVVMNELMTFLTENCCSGEECLPDFIQRC, encoded by the coding sequence ATGGAAATAAAAAATGCTGTTTTAACATTAACTTCACTTGCCCAAGAATCGAGATTAGAAATATTTCGCCTATTGGTTAAGGCGGGTAAAACTGGGCTAAGTGCTGGAAAAATTAGTGAATTAACTCAGATTCCTCCATCAACACTATCGTTTCATATGAAAGAGTTACTCATTGGTGGAATCGTTCATTCACGTCAAGAAGGTCGTTTTGTAATTTATTCAGCTCATTTTGTGGTGATGAATGAATTAATGACATTCTTAACCGAAAATTGTTGTTCAGGTGAAGAGTGTTTACCTGACTTTATACAACGTTGCTAG
- a CDS encoding arsenate reductase ArsC, which produces MMEKIYNVLVLCTGNSARSILGEVLFNHLGNGKFRAFSAGSNPTGKVNPMAIELLSEMGFSVSGLRSKSWDEFSQPDAPEFDFVFTVCDNAAGEVCPVWPGHPVTAHWGIPDPAHVEPEEARRDAFRKAYSQLARRIQLFMALPIEKIDKLTLKHQLSEIGRIED; this is translated from the coding sequence ATTATGGAGAAAATTTACAACGTATTAGTGTTATGTACCGGTAACTCTGCTCGTAGTATTTTAGGTGAAGTTCTTTTTAATCACCTAGGGAACGGTAAATTTAGAGCTTTTAGCGCGGGTAGTAATCCAACCGGAAAAGTTAATCCTATGGCGATTGAATTACTTTCGGAAATGGGTTTTAGTGTTTCTGGATTAAGAAGTAAAAGCTGGGATGAGTTTAGTCAACCAGATGCTCCTGAATTTGATTTTGTATTTACTGTTTGTGACAATGCGGCAGGTGAAGTATGTCCCGTATGGCCTGGGCATCCTGTAACGGCGCATTGGGGAATTCCAGACCCCGCACATGTTGAGCCAGAAGAGGCAAGGCGAGATGCGTTTAGGAAGGCATACAGTCAATTAGCTAGACGTATTCAGCTGTTTATGGCTCTTCCAATTGAAAAAATTGATAAATTAACACTTAAACATCAATTATCAGAAATCGGCCGTATTGAAGATTAA
- a CDS encoding c-type cytochrome codes for MQKEALVKTSHIFVDAQVSEELTSYINNNHLPCLQCHEINTNKVGPAYVTIAQKYIGKENANLILASHIANGYGAMPGELANTLQANDLANLIIRITKNMAEK; via the coding sequence ATGCAAAAAGAAGCGTTAGTTAAAACTTCCCATATATTTGTTGACGCTCAGGTTTCTGAAGAGTTAACTTCTTATATTAATAATAATCACCTCCCCTGTTTACAATGTCATGAAATAAATACAAATAAAGTTGGACCTGCATATGTAACAATTGCGCAAAAATATATAGGGAAAGAAAACGCCAATTTAATCTTAGCTAGCCACATCGCAAATGGCTATGGAGCAATGCCTGGAGAACTTGCCAATACATTGCAGGCAAATGATCTTGCGAATTTAATTATACGAATCACAAAAAATATGGCTGAGAAATAA
- the nudC gene encoding NAD(+) diphosphatase, with translation MANQLLFIFQGNQLLVTNSESSPALPNRSFVDSIQSIILRDHQVGFYDHVLCRAIEVSDDYIPKAGYRFTGLRTLFGVFDEQLISLIGRALQIVEWDRSHQYCSKCGNENTRHEHELAKVCPSCSYRSYPRISPVVMGLIVRDNEILLARSPHFAPGMYSAIAGFCEVGESLEMALHREIKEEVNVAVDNIQYYTSQSWPFPHSLMVAFTCRYVSGIIIPQPEEIEDAKWFNVDALPLLPHPVSVARKLIDYTVTNIKARYHALH, from the coding sequence ATGGCTAATCAATTATTGTTCATTTTTCAGGGAAATCAATTGTTAGTGACTAACAGTGAATCTTCTCCTGCTCTCCCGAACAGATCATTTGTTGACTCAATTCAATCAATCATCTTACGTGATCACCAAGTGGGATTTTATGATCATGTCTTATGTAGAGCAATTGAAGTGAGTGATGACTATATACCAAAAGCAGGATACCGATTTACCGGTTTAAGAACACTATTTGGCGTATTTGATGAACAACTTATTAGTTTAATAGGAAGAGCATTACAAATAGTAGAATGGGATAGGAGCCACCAATACTGCTCCAAATGTGGCAATGAAAATACGCGTCACGAACATGAACTTGCAAAGGTTTGTCCAAGCTGTTCCTATCGTTCTTATCCAAGAATATCACCTGTTGTGATGGGACTAATTGTAAGAGATAACGAAATCTTACTGGCACGCAGTCCGCATTTTGCACCTGGCATGTACAGTGCTATCGCAGGATTTTGTGAAGTAGGTGAAAGTCTTGAAATGGCTTTACATCGAGAAATTAAAGAAGAGGTAAATGTAGCTGTTGATAATATTCAATATTACACAAGTCAATCTTGGCCTTTCCCTCATTCATTAATGGTTGCATTTACTTGCCGATACGTATCAGGAATCATTATTCCTCAACCTGAAGAAATTGAAGATGCTAAATGGTTTAATGTAGATGCTCTTCCCCTACTCCCTCATCCAGTTAGTGTGGCACGTAAATTAATAGACTATACCGTAACCAATATTAAAGCTCGTTACCATGCACTTCATTAA
- a CDS encoding FAD-binding oxidoreductase, producing MHFIKDIESRLSSYQIITNEEDKKSFEKDWRGRYQGSSLAVVFPKTVDEVIWIVQCCIKHHIKIVPQSGNTSLCGGSVPITSIPSVVINLSKLNQIREIDLDNNTIIVESGVILEQLTKEALNNNRLFPLSMASEGSAQIGGIISTNAGGTAVIRYGTMRGLVLGLEVILPSGELWHGLTGLRKDNTGYDLKQLFIGAEGTLGIITAATLKLLPLPKTKEIYWVTTNNIQNTVSILTHLKKSVGDQICAFEIISSNCLQLIKKHFPQLVVPHYEEGNWIILVELDYFNEPQENHSIFMDCIEKGIINDVVLAVSEQQKKHFWSIREYIPLAEKNEGFSIKHDISLPISSIPQFVINAVNKVNQLIPGVGNICFGHLGDGNLHFNFTNPGHMMNEEFLSLTSTVNEIVYDLVYQYHGSLSAEHGIGQLKINSLKKYKSELEMDLMLKIKQTIDPMNIMNPGKLLSISDEPIKT from the coding sequence ATGCACTTCATTAAAGATATTGAAAGTCGCTTATCTTCTTATCAGATAATAACAAACGAAGAAGATAAAAAAAGTTTTGAAAAAGACTGGCGAGGTCGTTATCAAGGTTCCTCTCTAGCTGTTGTTTTTCCAAAAACTGTAGATGAAGTAATTTGGATTGTTCAATGTTGCATTAAACATCATATTAAAATTGTCCCTCAATCGGGTAATACAAGTTTGTGTGGTGGCTCTGTACCTATTACATCAATACCCTCTGTAGTTATCAACTTATCTAAACTTAATCAGATTAGAGAGATAGACTTAGATAACAACACAATAATCGTGGAGAGTGGTGTTATTTTGGAGCAGTTGACTAAGGAAGCGCTCAACAACAATCGCTTATTTCCATTATCAATGGCATCAGAAGGAAGCGCTCAAATTGGTGGAATTATCTCTACAAATGCGGGCGGAACTGCCGTTATTCGTTATGGAACGATGAGAGGATTGGTGTTAGGGTTAGAAGTCATTTTACCAAGTGGTGAATTATGGCATGGACTTACTGGACTTAGAAAAGACAATACAGGCTATGACTTAAAACAATTGTTTATTGGTGCTGAAGGTACATTAGGTATTATTACTGCTGCTACTCTAAAACTATTACCACTTCCTAAAACAAAAGAGATATATTGGGTTACTACAAATAATATCCAAAATACTGTCAGCATACTTACTCATTTAAAAAAATCTGTTGGTGACCAAATCTGTGCATTTGAAATAATTTCTAGTAATTGTTTGCAGCTTATAAAAAAACATTTTCCTCAATTAGTAGTACCACACTACGAAGAGGGTAATTGGATAATACTGGTTGAACTAGATTACTTTAATGAACCTCAAGAAAACCATTCAATCTTTATGGACTGCATTGAAAAAGGAATTATCAATGATGTGGTTCTAGCAGTGAGTGAACAACAAAAAAAACATTTTTGGTCTATTAGAGAATATATTCCGTTGGCAGAAAAAAATGAGGGATTCAGTATTAAGCATGATATTAGTCTACCCATTAGCTCCATACCTCAGTTTGTTATAAACGCAGTTAATAAAGTAAATCAACTTATTCCTGGTGTTGGAAATATTTGCTTTGGCCATTTGGGCGATGGGAATTTACATTTCAACTTTACCAATCCGGGACATATGATGAATGAAGAATTTCTATCTCTTACTTCAACTGTAAACGAAATAGTTTACGATTTAGTCTATCAATATCACGGCAGTTTAAGTGCAGAACATGGGATTGGGCAATTAAAGATTAATTCGCTTAAGAAATATAAAAGTGAATTAGAAATGGATTTAATGCTAAAAATAAAGCAAACCATTGATCCTATGAATATTATGAATCCAGGAAAACTGCTATCAATATCTGATGAACCAATAAAAACTTAA